ATAGGATCCTGCTGTCCCTGCCATTATTATCTGCAGAGCTGCCTTCCTGTCATTCCGCCTGAGTGCCCTGTTATCCCGAGCAAACAGCTGCTTTGTAGCAGCCACAACGAGCCTAATAAGGAATTGCATTTGCCAAGCAGTTGGTGCCCCCTTATCTAGAAAGAAGCGGCACCTGTATCTTCCCCCAGTGTCTCTGCGTTGGATTGACAGTCGCATGGTCTATTTCTGTTGCTGTTCAGTCGCACGGTAGACAGTCGctgactcacacacacacacgaggcTCCAGGTATTTGCTGCCATGAAAGCTGTCAGTCCAGTGCGCCCGCAGAGTCGGAAAGCCCAAGTGCCGTCTGTGTGCGGGGAGCTGGCGCTGCATTGCCTGTCTGAGCACAGCCTCGGGGTAGCTCGCTACAAGATGGAAGAAGAGGAGACCCTGTGCCTGCAGTATGATATGAATGACTGTTACAGCCGGCTCAAGAGACTCGTGCCCACCATTCCACCCAACAAGAAAGTCAGCAAAGTGGAAATCCTGCAGCATGTTATTGACTATATCTTGGATCTGCAGTTGGCGCTAGACACGCACCCAGTGCTGCTCAGGCAACAGCCACCAACCAGGACCCCTCTTACGGACCTCAATACTGACCCGGTAAGGGGAATGCTGGGATGAGGGATGCTTGCTCTTGTTGCTGCTGGGGTGGGGACAACAGAAAGTTTTTACAATCACTTTACATTTCATGCTTGCTTCTGCTCAGAAAGACTTCTGTATAAGACATCCACTTGTATTATATGTTAAGGATTAAGAGAAGACATATCCTCTGCTGAGGTCAAATTAAATCTCGGTCATAGGCTGTAATAAAACATAGACCCCTAGCGGGCATCTTATACCAAGAACATGATAAAAGTATTTAATGATTCACTAAAACCGAAACTTTTCAACAATGCTTCTGTTAGCCCCCAAAGTACTAACGTTTTACTCGGCAGCACATTGCATGCATGACAtatagggttatatttatcagagatttccatgggatttttgtaagcgtatttatcaatgggtgaaagtgaaatacgcctttcaaaatcccatagaaatgaatggggagtgtcggaatttcactctagaggactgtgtgatctctaacttcactttttgataaatgtaccccatcGCCGATTCCCACATGCACTGTAATATCCCTATAAAGCCGTCCTATAGACAATGCATGCACAGCGGCAGAAATAAGAGGCGTATTTGGGATGGGATGACATTATGACAGCAATGAAAGGGAAGAGCCACCTGCCACTCCTGTATGGAAAGTGTCACAAGAGCAGCGTGGTGCAGGGAGATGACAATAAAATCACAAGGCACCCTGTAGGACTAGCCCCCCAGATGGCAGCTTCTGCTTGCTGCTGTCGGTTACTTAAGTCGTTTCCTCTTGTAGCAAAAAGCACCGTCTGTGTGATGGGAGGCGAGCAACTGTTTGTTTCTCTTGTTTACCTCTCAAGCTTATGTGCCTTGCAATATGTTGCAATCTGGCAGGGTTCTAAATGGAGTAGGAATAAAAACTCccactgccttttttttttttggtgatggcCATTTCCCagctaaaagagaaaaaaggctGCCCCTCACCCCCTTTCCCATTTGCAGTGTGTGAAGTTATCTGTTACACGCCAATTGCCTGGGAGTCGAGGCTAAGTCACAGTGTTAATTAGGAGCAAGCAGGCTGAGGGCGACCTGTCTTTGTGTCTTCTGATCGCTGGAGTGTGTCAAGTCATTGTCAGTGCAGCAGTGCCCAGTCCATGTGCCAAGCTCCATAGGCTGCAATAAGGCTAATCCAGCGTGCTGACCTTTACTCaactttattctcttttttttcccattgcaGGCTGCCTTAGTGGTGAACAAGCAAGGAGACAGTATATTGTGCCGTTGAACCATTTTTGAGGTGAGTTccatggctatatatatatatatatatatgtttatattcaaACGATGTAATATACTGGCCCATACATTCATAGTGcatcactgtatataatgtcagCCTGAGAGCATGTCATTGTTTGCATTTCAGCTTGATGCTTATAAGGAAATGACAGTACTTCACTTTCACTCGTCATCACATTTTTGGTCCATCACACATCATTCCTTTCAGTTAACGAATACCCATCTTTTCCCATATTGCTGAGTGCACATCACATGGCCCAATATTCTTACAATCTACGCATTCAGCCCCAGAGGGATAAACAAATCGTAATGTTATTTGGCCTCACGCAGGGACCACCAAACTGCACACATTACTGTAGAGATTGGGCAATTTGGGCCATAACTGTGGTCCATATTGACAATAAATCCATTTCAGTCGGAACAGACTTGGATCAATTTGACGGATCAGTTTGGACATGGATACACAGTCAGTATTGTGGGCAGTTTGATATAAAAGTACTTAATCCGCCCCTATATTGAATACTTTACATCTCCCTCAAACCTCAGTCAGTTTATACCATATT
This is a stretch of genomic DNA from Xenopus laevis strain J_2021 chromosome 6S, Xenopus_laevis_v10.1, whole genome shotgun sequence. It encodes these proteins:
- the id4.S gene encoding DNA-binding protein inhibitor ID-4, with the translated sequence MKAVSPVRPQSRKAQVPSVCGELALHCLSEHSLGVARYKMEEEETLCLQYDMNDCYSRLKRLVPTIPPNKKVSKVEILQHVIDYILDLQLALDTHPVLLRQQPPTRTPLTDLNTDPAALVVNKQGDSILCR